The following proteins are co-located in the Candida dubliniensis CD36 chromosome 3, complete sequence genome:
- a CDS encoding RNA-binding protein, putative (Similar to S. cerevisiae NAM8), with the protein MGTYIPNGKDEYHPGTTTSSNYDNTNTTTTTNSMSTFTTTSPQHQQHIQESVTTPTSKVTINPHTTSSIASQQHQQEQELLSGYTVPNPPISTQQSTAIAADQESTTGSDLDNKPRTLWMGDLDPWLDENAIRDLWWSILQKKVVVKIIKPKNMKPDFSFQGLTNSGYCFVEFESFEDAQHALSLNGQLLPDIAMPSQSNFPNNPDNQKKYFRLNWASGATLSAPIVQTPEYSLFVGDLSASTTEAHLLAFFQKNFPNSIKTVRVMTDPISGKSRCFGFVRFTEESERQRALIEMNGAWFAGRPLRVALATPRNLTRRFNNHRFPSQQQQQQQQQQQQQQQQQQQSVPSLISRHGGGGPNMHIGGEYFNGDPNSSPLPQAGAPTVPPELMFMPPMGPNGQLGGSPIYGYYGQTSGGGGPELEGFSLDMMQSPNLMQPMLGQPHQHHQHSHQHQQQSQQFADPNNTTVFVGGLSADVSEPTLHTLFKPFGLIQQVKIPPGKNCGFVKYSTREEAEEAIAAMQGFVIGGNRVRLSWGRVSISNKKYQQQQQQVAQAAQLQVHAALSMGMDPASAIAAAAAAAAAAGGGYPPNIPPNIPPQHRQVAPPPPSVPPSVVPPQMGTMNLPPPPIHGLNMPILPHVPQYQNIPRHSQYVVEDNGRDTSDTTTNIGGHNGDHSNSIKTSFLSNTASNSGNNGHQVAQEDLTHAMDKMNLNSEPSDESNDGGQYSYMINPRYGVSSDIQSYQQLIPENYNQEKNKIKDEEEDEDKTSTTKNDNNVDNDNDDDDDVKDKENE; encoded by the coding sequence atggGGACTTATATACCAAATGGTAAGGATGAATATCATCCTGGAACCACAACTTCATCTAATTATGATAACACAAacaccactaccaccaccaattcAATGTCCACATTTACCACCACATCTcctcaacatcaacaacatatTCAAGAATCAGTAACAACTCCTACATCTAAAGTGACAATCAATCCTCATACAACTTCTAGTATTGCCAgtcaacaacatcaacagGAACAAGAATTACTTTCAGGTTACACTGTACCAAATCCACCAATTTCTACACAGCAATCAACAGCAATTGCAGCTGATCAAGAATCAACAACGGGATCAGATTTAGATAATAAACCTCGAACTTTATGGATGGGAGATTTAGATCCTTGGCTTGATGAAAATGCTATTCGGGATTTATGGTGGAGTATTTTACAGAAAAAAGTGGTGgtgaaaattattaaaccTAAAAATATGAAACCTGATTTTAGTTTCCAAGGATTAACTAATTCAGggtattgttttgttgaatttgagTCATTTGAAGATGCTCAACATGCATTAAGTTTAAATGGACAATTATTACCTGATATTGCTATGCCTTCACAACTGAATTTCCCTAATAATCCtgataatcaaaaaaaatatttccGTTTAAATTGGGCTAGTGGAGCTACTCTTTCTGCTCCCATAGTTCAAACACCGGaatattctttatttgTGGGTGATTTATCAGCATCGACAACAGAAGCACACTTGTTGGcatttttccaaaaaaatttccccaattcaattaaaacagTTCGAGTAATGACTGATCCAATATCAGGGAAATCTAGATGTTTTGGATTTGTCAGATTTACTGAAGAACTGGAAAGACAAAGAGcattaattgaaatgaaTGGGGCTTGGTTTGCTGGTAGACCATTGAGAGTTGCACTAGCCACGCCTAGGAATTTGACTAGAAGATTTAATAATCATCGCTTTCCACtgcagcagcaacaacaacaacaacaacaacaacaacaacaacaacaacaacaacaacaatctgTACCTTCTTTAATTTCGAGACATGGTGGGGGTGGACCTAATATGCATATAGGAGGAGAATATTTTAATGGTGATCCCAATTCATCACCTTTACCACAAGCAGGTGCACCAACGGTACCTCCGGAATTGATGTTTATGCCACCCATGGGACCTAATGGTCAACTTGGAGGTAGTCCTATATATGGATATTATGGTCAAACTTCTGGTGGAGGTGGCCCAGAATTAGAAGGATTTAGTTTAGATATGATGCAATCACCCAATCTAATGCAACCAATGTTAGGACAACctcatcaacatcatcagcATTCTCACCAACATCAACAGCAGTCACAACAATTTGCTGATCCTAATAATACTACTGTTTTTGTGGGAGGATTATCGGCAGATGTTTCTGAACCGACTTTGCATACATTATTTAAACCATTTGGATTGATACAACAAGTTAAAATCCCACCTGGTAAAAATTGTGGATTTGTAAAATATTCAACTAGAGAAGAAGCAGAAGAAGCAATTGCAGCAATGCAAGGATTTGTTATTGGTGGTAATAGAGTGAGATTAAGTTGGGGGAGAGTATCTATTAGTAATAagaaatatcaacaacaacaacaacaagtagCACAAGCAGCACAATTACAAGTTCATGCAGCATTATCTATGGGTATGGATCCTGCTAGTGCGATTGCTGCTGCCGCTGCTGCCGCTGCTGCTGCCGGTGGTGGATATCCACCAAATATACCACCAAATATTCCTCCTCAACATCGACAAGTCGCACCACCGCCACCATCAGTACCGCCATCTGTTGTACCACCACAAATGGGGACAATGAatttaccaccaccaccaattcATGGTCTAAATATGCCTATACTTCCTCATGTTCCccaatatcaaaatattcCTCGACATAGTCAATATGTTGTAGAAGATAATGGTAGGGATACTTCTGATACAACTACAAATATTGGTGGGCATAATGGAGATCATCTGAATTCTATTAAGACATCATTTTTATCTAATACTGCCAGTAATAGTGGTAATAATGGTCATCAAGTTGCACAAGAAGATTTAACTCATGCTATGGataaaatgaatttaaattctGAACCAAGTGATGAAAGTAATGATGGTGGGCAGTATAGTTATATGATAAATCCAAGGTATGGTGTATCATCAGATATACAACtgtatcaacaattaatacCAGAAAATTAcaatcaagaaaagaataagaTCAAAGATGAGgaggaagatgaagataaaaCTTCTACAACAAAGAACGATAATAATGTTGACAATgacaatgatgatgatgatgatgtgaAAGATAAGGAgaatgaataa
- a CDS encoding histone H3, putative (Similar to S. cerevisiae HHT2;~In S. cerevisiae: one of two identical histone H3 proteins (see also HHT1 and HHT2); core histone required for chromatin assembly, involved in heterochromatin-mediated telomeric and HM silencing; regulated by acetylation, methylation, and mitotic phosphorylation) codes for MARTKQTARKSTGGKAPRKQLASKAARKSAPVSGGVKKPHRYKPGTVALREIRRFQKSTELLIRKLPFQRLVREIAQDFKSDLRFQSSAIGALQEAVEAYLVGLFEDTNLCAIHAKRVTIQKKDMQLARRLRGERS; via the coding sequence ATGGCCAgaacaaaacaaacagCAAGAAAATCTACTGGTGGTAAAGCTCCAAGAAAACAATTAGCTTCTAAAGCTGCTAGAAAATCCGCTCCAGTTTCCGGTGGAGTTAAAAAACCTCATAGATATAAGCCAGGTACTGTTGCCTTGAGAGAAATTAGaagatttcaaaaatctactgaattattaattagAAAATTACCTTTCCAAAGATTAGTTAGAGAAATTGCTCAAGATTTTAAATCAGATTTAAGATTTCAATCATCTGCTATTGGTGCTTTACAAGAAGCTGTTGAAGCTTATTTAGTTGGGTTATTCGAAGACACTAACTTGTGTGCTATCCATGCCAAGAGAGTTACTattcaaaagaaagatatgCAATTAGCTAGAAGATTAAGAGGTGAAAGATCTTAg
- a CDS encoding component of the SAGA histone acetylase complex, putative (Similar to S. cerevisiae SUS1;~In S. cerevisiae: involved in mRNA export coupled transcription activation), producing the protein MTSNNPQQDELDQIKSKIQDNLISSGNYDIINKQLKLQLYESGWYDKVSQIASRELIEHQQVNNNNNDDGDKKDLTFDQLFAFIKPKAEELVPNEVKQDILDRITKYLDDIIQ; encoded by the coding sequence ATGACAAGTAACAATCCTCAACAAGATGAATTagatcaaatcaaatcgaAAATTCaagataatttaatttcatctGGGAATTatgatataataaataaacaattaaaattacAACTTTATGAAAGTGGATGGTATGATAAAGTATCACAAATTGCTTCAAGAGAATTAATAGAACATCAACAAgttaacaacaacaacaatgatgatggtgataaGAAAGATTTAacatttgatcaattatttgCATTTATTAAACCAAAAGCTGAAGAATTGGTGCCTAATGAAGTTAAACAAGATATTTTGGATCGGATAACTAAATATTTAGATGATATAATACAATAA
- a CDS encoding ER-derived vesicles protein, putative (Similar to S. cerevisiae ERV14;~In S. cerevisiae: protein localized to COPII-coated vesicles, involved in vesicle formation and incorporation of specific secretory cargo;~spliced gene) translates to MNGEACVTNAINLFSQVFFTIMYSDLECDYINPIELCNKLNPWFIPEAGLHGFITILFLINGYWFCFLLNLPLFAYNINKFYNKNHLLDATEIFRTLSKHKKESFLKLGFHLLLFFFYLYRMIMALVNDEQ, encoded by the exons ATGAATGGTGAAGCATG TGTTACCAATGcaattaatttgttttctcAAGTTTTTTTCACAATCATGTATTCTGATTTAGAATGTGATTATATTAatccaattgaattatgtaataaattgaatccTTGGTTTATTCCTGAAGCTGGTTTACATGGATTTAttacaattttatttttaattaatggatattggttttgtttcttattaaatttaccattatttgcttataatattaataaattttataataaaaatcatttattggATGCTACAGAAATTTTTAGAACTTTATCTAAACATAAAAAGGaatcatttttgaaattagggttccatttattattgttctttttctatttaTATAGAATGATTATGGCATTGGTTAATGATgaacaataa
- a CDS encoding component of the spindle pole body outer plaque, putative (Similar to S. cerevisiae NUD1;~In S. cerevisiae: required for exit from mitosis) translates to MSQSMPISKSTDIDLNVHEDSSNSDNSGSTTKTSGHEIVDTSKVPNGNEPFEYEVNGANGLSILEHSSPEPKRKTTTYQERVSYVPNHDFTGNKSSVFESSPQPSIPNTFKYKSHPNAKTKALGSAKITEETSQEQNGDAQPVPTKQTPNNNNNKENTTPRWMPQVLDEKWNVQDLEDIKFTPSIPMNNNQSGGGGGIGPSPFQDLEIHTGDTMIHNSNVQSVETPGYRRARQEYEKQKGSDMLKSIFPAGPDETNTKDHSTSSTISSMFGTIQKRPEEIKQQMETIKEMRNTKNPESPLKLFGPKYNTYTRNQLAGLVENLKSNKNTPAQNQVAATPSPNSVLSKPPALNLNSRIVNTPPKNIKSFTKTGAYDEKSYLKNAENIFSNLKGKGFKANNNDGVRVVSQATNTSTPKKNITHGDPINFNTDSDYASFTSGYSSDGSDGKEAEQSKNYEVSSDDPQNYTSYTRESNFQSSGVELQRQVSSDGSYTYDEISELSEDATTEIRNINKNENISPETRAHLYSAKIVQNRIPLFEQENQGLRQNLNNKQSQEYITGDISMKSVPGKNGGLNAVKWKTRSQLKLNKGAIGGGGGGTGGTGGTGDPEKITRGTVEPGVDLPLEYDQMIFDPETQQWKSKNETTLNHGTFASIEDLVDNDNHVEITKQPSILKKASFRKSMVPLEVSFHEPNISVQSSISSISKSPIPMMGDITRVSQIQEDSFSESKKRLVSVITEILDLGNTIEPVPWNLVTEIELRNCYLNNVKDLNTLLPNLVSVDLSSNDIKYLTGIPKEIMTLNLSDNRIEDITPFSEYHELQRLTLDKNNLTRVTNLSKNIHLTTLSLASNQIMNIRGIEQLINLRSLNVSDNQLHGKINFKFFNFSNLIELDLSKNNLQEITGLQYLPSLRILNLDDNSLVKFDCKNLRLAKLLIRFNHIRKLDISKLPELRSLKFDGNQLETIEGLENLRGIENISCKSQYKSKVIEQIMKSIQDIRQLDVSGNRHFITFSTFPFLSNLTISAMNLTTIPSDFYLSFPNVQTLNLSFNTLKDISGLTNLKNLRKVYMVNNKLQSHNQIMKGLRGSRDKLKVLDVRLNPCTQTIYPFLFTPSESDDSIDLENADDIEAFFKHYQELDKSQIWATRDEEFLENLKYQDEIDTIETRDIFDCFMVMFFSKLMKLDGVLITDDRRNHLFNIFKELPQKID, encoded by the coding sequence ATGCTGCAATCTATGCCAATATCCAAGAGTACAGACATAGATTTGAATGTACATGAAGATTCAAGTAATCTGGACAATTCTGGCTCAACCACAAAGACATCAGGAcatgaaattgttgatacttCTAAAGTACCCAATGGAAATGAACCCTTTGAATATGAAGTAAATGGAGCAAATGGACTTTCCATATTGGAACATTCTTCCCCTGAACCTAAAAggaaaacaacaacttaTCAAGAGCGTGTTTCTTATGTCCCTAATCATGATTTCACTGGCAATAAAAGTTCAGTGTTTGAATCTTCTCCTCAACCATCTATTCCAAATAcattcaaatataaatcacATCCTAATGCCAAAACTAAAGCTTTAGGAAGCGCCAAAATAACCGAGGAAACATCACAAGAACAAAATGGAGACGCCCAACCAGTGCCCACAAAACAAACCcctaacaacaacaataacaaagaAAACACCACACCCAGGTGGATGCCACAAGTACTAGATGAAAAATGGAATGTACAGGATTTAGAAGACATCAAATTTACTCCATCGATTCCAATGAATAACAACCAGTcaggaggaggaggaggcATTGGTCCAAGTCCGTTTCAAGATTTGGAAATTCATACAGGAGATACAATGATTCATAATAGCAATGTTCAATCTGTGGAAACACCTGGATATAGACGTGCACGTCAAGAATATGAAAAGCAAAAAGGATCAGATATgttgaaatcaatattcCCTGCTGGACCCGATGAGACCAACACAAAAGACCATTCGACTTCATCTACTATATCGAGTATGTTTGGTACTATACAAAAACGTcctgaagaaattaaacaacaaatggAAACCATAAAGGAAATGAGAAATACCAAAAACCCGGAATCTCctttaaaattatttggtCCTAAATATAATACTTACACGAGAAATCAATTAGCTGGACTTGtagaaaatttgaaatcaaataaaaatactCCTGCTCAAAATCAAGTGGCAGCTACACCATCACCGAATTCAGTATTATCTAAACCACCAGCTTTAAATCTTAATTCAAGAATAGTGAATACACCACctaaaaatatcaaatcgTTCACCAAAACTGGTGCATATGATGAAAAATCATATCTCAAAAATGCAGAAAACATTTTTTCCAATCTTAAAGGTAAAGGTTTTAAGgccaataataatgatggtgTTAGAGTTGTATCACAAGCAACAAACACTTCTACTCCCAAGAAAAACATTACTCATGGTGATCCAATCAACTTTAATACAGATAGTGATTATGCTTCCTTTACCAGTGGTTATAGCTCTGATGGGAGTGATGGGAAGGAAGCAGAACAACTGAAAAATTATGAAGTTAGTAGTGATGATCCACAGAATTATACATCATATACTAGAGAGAGTAATTTCCAATCAAGTGGTGTTGAGTTACAACGACAAGTTTCAAGTGATGGGTCTTATACTTATGATGAAATAAGTGAATTATCAGAAGATGCTACTACAGAAATTCGAAATATTAACaagaatgaaaatatttccCCTGAGACTCGAGCACATTTATATTCGGCTAAAATTGTACAGAATCGAATTCCTTTAtttgaacaagaaaatcaaGGGTTAAGACAAAATCTTAATAACAAACAACTGCAAGAATATATTACTGGGGATATTTCTATGAAATCAGTTCCAGGAAAGAATGGAGGATTAAATGCTGTTAAATGGAAGACCAGATcccaattaaaattaaacaaaggagcaattggtggtggtggtggtggaacTGGTGGAACTGGTGGAACTGGTGATCCAGAGAAAATCACTAGAGGAACTGTTGAACCTGGTGTTGATTTACCATTAGAATATGATCAAATGATATTTGACCCTGAAACTCAACAATGGAAAAgtaaaaatgaaacaactTTAAATCATGGTACTTTTGCTTCCATTGAGGATTTAGTGGATAATGATAATCATGTTGAAATTACTAAACAACCTagtattttgaaaaaagcaTCTTTTCGGAAAAGTATGGTACCATTAGAAGTTTCATTTCATGAACCAAATATAAGTGTTCAATCTAGTATAAGTAGTATATCTAAAAGTCCGATACCGATGATGGGTGATATAACTAGAGTATCGCAAATACAAGAGGATTCATTTTCTGAATCGAAAAAACGACTTGTTTCAGTGATTACAGAAATTTTGGATTTAGGAAATACTATTGAACCGGTTCCATGGAATCTTGTCAcggaaattgaattaagaaattgttatttGAATAATGTTAAAGATTTAAACACTTTATTACCAAATCTAGTTAGTGTTGATTTATCAAGTAATgatatcaaatatttaaCTGGTATTCCTAAAGAAATCATGACATTAAATTTAAGTGATAATCGAATAGAAGATATTACACCATTTAGTGAGTATCATGAATTACAAAGATTAACTcttgataaaaataatttaacaaGAGTTACTAATCTTAGCaaaaatattcatttgACAACATTAAGTTTAGCCAgtaatcaaataatgaatatcCGAGGTATagaacaattgattaatcTTAGATCATTAAATGTATCTGATAATCAACTTCATGGgaaaattaatttcaaatttttcaattttagtaatttaattgaattggatCTTTCgaaaaataatttacaagaaataaCTGGATTACAATATTTACCCCTGTTAAGAATTTTGAATCTTGATGATAATAGTTTagttaaatttgattgtaAAAACCTTCGACTTgccaaattattaattagaTTTAATCATATTAGGAAATTAGATATTTCTAAATTACCTGAATTAAGatcattaaaatttgatGGTAATCAACTTGAAACCATTGAAGGATTAGAAAATTTACGAggtattgaaaatatatcTTGTAAATCTCAATATAAGAGTAAAgtaattgaacaaattatgaaatcaattcaagATATTCGTCAATTAGATGTATCAGGAAATCGACATTTCATCACATTTTCAACTTTCCCATTCCTTAGTAATTTAACCATTTCAGCAATGAATTTAACTACTATCCCATCAGATTTTTATTTACTGTTTCCTAATGTTCAAACATTAAATCTTAGTTTCAATACTTTAAAAGATATTTCTGGATTAaccaatttaaaaaatttacgGAAAGTTTATAtggttaataataaacttcAACTGCATAATCAAATCATGAAAGGATTAAGAGGATCTCGagataaattaaaagtaTTAGATGTAAGATTAAATCCTTGTACTCAAACCATTTATCCATTTTTATTTACTCCTAGTGAATCTGATGATTCTATTGATTTAGAAAATGCTGATGATATAGAAGCTTTTTTTAAACATTATCAAGAATTAGATAAATCACAAATTTGGGCTACTAGAGATGaagaatttcttgaaaatttaaaatatcaagatgaaattgatactATTGAAACTAGagatatttttgattgttttatGGTGATGTTTTTCtcaaaattaatgaaattagaTGGAGTTTTAATTACTGATGATCGTAgaaatcatttatttaatatttttaaagaaCTTCCTCAAAAAATAgattaa
- a CDS encoding ADP-ribose diphosphatase, putative (Similar to S. cerevisiae YSA1) translates to MFKQLFKPATTTTTTTLFKRFMSSSTPIKNSPFKAKITSIEPLTNGKWIQTKKINYNDPNGNSRVWEMAIRTTRSTTTNIDAVSIVSILHNSNHGKEKEIVLVKQFRPPTEQVVIELPAGLIDPNESIESTAIRELIEETGYYGTFKSQSIPIFSDPGLTNANMVLAYVDVDLNDPRNQSPQPKLEPGEFIITFTLPLNNLLNSLEEICQRENCTVDARLYHFAKGLELAQQITTL, encoded by the coding sequence ATgtttaaacaattattcaaacctgcaacaacaacaacaacaacaacattatttAAACGTTTCATGTCTTCATCAACTCCAATTAAAAACTCGCCATTCAAAGCTAAAATAACTTCAATTGAACCTTTAACTAATGGGAAATGGATTCAAAcgaaaaaaatcaattataatGATCCTAATGGTAATTCTCGAGTATGGGAAATGGCCATTAGAACAACAAGATCAACTACAACTAATATAGATGCGGTATCAATTGTATCAATTTTAcataattcaaatcatgggaaagaaaaggaaatagTACTTGTTAAACAATTCCGTCCCCCCACTGAACAAGTAGTTATTGAATTACCTGCGGGATTAATTGATCCTAATGAATCAATAGAATCTACTGCTATAAgagaattaattgaagaaacaGGTTATTATGGAACTTTTAAATCTCAATCAATTCCAATATTTAGTGATCCCGGTTTAACTAATGCTAATATGGTTTTAGCttatgttgatgttgatttaaatgatCCACGAAATCAATCTCCACAACCAAAATTAGAACCAGGTGAATTTATAATTACTTTCACTTTAcctttaaataatttattgaattcttTAGAAGAAATTTGTCAAAGAGAGAATTGTACTGTTGATGCAAGATTGTATCATTTTGCTAAAGGTTTAGAACTTGCTCAACAGATTACCACCCTTTAG
- a CDS encoding NADH-ubiquinone oxidoreductase subunit, putative, giving the protein MYSLSKRTLFQQLNKQITTTTTLNTVIPSINHISSHRYVSTKELTPSTLPTDFPLMSEKKATNAADYVLTSLDMIANWARKSSFWPVTFGLACCAVEMMHVSAPRYDQDRLGIIFRASPRQSDIMIVAGTLTNKMAPALRQVYDQMPDPKWVISMGSCANGGGYYHYSYSVVRGCDRVIPVDIYVPGCPPTAEALMYGVFQLQKKMMKTRITRLWYRS; this is encoded by the coding sequence ATGTATTCATTATCTAAAAGAACATtgtttcaacaattaaacaaacaaatcaccaccaccaccacactTAATACCGTCATACCATCAATTAATCATATCTCATCACATCGTTATGTATCTACTAAAGAATTAACTCCTTCAACATTACCTACAGATTTCCCATTAATGTCAGAAAAGAAAGCTACTAATGCTGCTGATTATGTATTAACTTCATTAGATATGATTGCTAATTGGGCCAgaaaatcatcattttgGCCCGTTACTTTTGGTTTAGCTTGTTGTGCAGTAGAAATGATGCATGTATCAGCACCAAGATATGATCAAGATAGATTAGGGATTATTTTTAGAGCTTCACCTCGTCAATCAGATATTATGATTGTTGCTGGGACATTAACTAATAAAATGGCTCCAGCATTAAGACAAGTTTATGATCAAATGCCCGATCCAAAATGGGTTATATCTATGGGATCATGTGcaaatggtggtggttattatcattattcttattcAGTGGTTAGAGGTTGTGATAGAGTTATCCCAGTTGATATATATGTTCCAGGTTGTCCTCCAACTGCTGAAGCTTTGATGTATGGTGTTTTCCAATTacagaaaaaaatgatgaaaacTAGAATCACCAGATTATGGTACAGAAGTTAA
- a CDS encoding peptidyl-prolyl cis-trans isomerase, putative (Similar to S. cerevisiae RRD1;~In S. cerevisiae: ativator of the phosphotyrosyl phosphatase activity of PP2A, peptidyl-prolyl cis/trans-isomerase; regulates G1 phase progression, microtubule dynamics, bud morphogenesis and DNA repair): MNWTSPSKKIYDSADLKNFEKSIAFEKLQKTLQHIILLVENHKIPIGILNVDIVTRPGRIGSIALPSLIESSSSSSSSSSNNKNTSSSRNVEILIELFQYLNKIIDDTPPLEGPTRFGNLACRDWHDKIDVIPILKKLSYPDELVKDIDGFLLEANYYLINSFGSKIRLDYGTGHELSFLAFIGSLIEFKLLNDITGTEILVIFSHYYDLVRRLILIYNLEPAGSHGVWGLDDHFHLIYILGASQFVNDKLAPVVQRALSSQVINSCKLTNLYINAIAFIFRLKSGPFNEHSPIIFDIHNKVFSWTKVRQGLIKMYMVEVFNKFPVLQHFWCGQVLYPWKDHQGNDLPVNEKEETDKESDRVPEPISSPTKAPSSTSKIPFTPAPWANTTRAVPRNTRS; this comes from the coding sequence ATGAATTGGACAAGTCCATCTAAAAAGATATATGATTCTGctgatttaaaaaattttgaaaaatcaattgcatttgaaaaattacaGAAAACATTACAACATATTATCCTTCTTGTTGAAAATCATAAAATCCCCATTGGAATATTAAATGTTGATATTGTCACTAGACCAGGTAGGATAGGATCAATAGCATTACCATCATTAATagaatcttcttcttcttcttcatcttcttcctccaacaacaaaaatacTTCATCAAGTAGGAATGTTgaaatattaattgaattattccAATATCTTAATAAAATCATAGATGATACTCCACCTTTAGAAGGCCCAACAAGATTTGGGAATCTTGCTTGTAGAGATTGGcatgataaaattgatgttaTTCCTatactaaaaaaattaagCTATCCTGATGAATTAGTAAAAGATATTGATGGGTTTTTATTGGAAgctaattattatttaataaattcatttggTTCTAAAATAAGATTAGATTATGGTACTGGTCATGAATTATCATTTCTTGCCTTTATTGGatcattaattgaatttaaattattaaatgatattaCGGGCACGGAAATACTAGTAATATTTTCCCATTATTATGATCTTGTTCGAagattaattttaatttataatttagaACCAGCTGGATCTCATGGTGTATGGGGATTAGATGATCATTTCCATTTGATATATATTCTTGGAGCTTCACAATttgttaatgataaattagcTCCCGTGGTTCAAAGAGCACTTTCAAGTCAAGTGattaattcttgtaaattaaCTAATCTTTATATTAATGCCATTGCGTTTATTTTCCGATTGAAAAGTGGACCATTTAATGAACATTCaccaataatttttgatattcaTAATAAAGTTTTTTCATGGACAAAAGTAAGACAAGGGTTAATAAAAATGTATATGGTGGAAgtgtttaataaattccCCGTATTACAACATTTTTGGTGTGGTCAAGTTTTATATCCTTGGAAAGATCATCAAGGGAATGATTTACCtgtaaatgaaaaagaagagacAGATAAAGAATCAGATAGAGTACCGGAACCTATTTCTTCTCCAACAAAAGCACCAAGTTCAACATCAAAAATACCATTTACTCCAGCTCCATGGGCAAATACTACTCGTGCAGTACCCCGCAATACCAGAAGTTAG